The Cyanobacterium sp. T60_A2020_053 genome contains a region encoding:
- a CDS encoding HAD-IA family hydrolase → MPKLILLDAVGTIFGIKNNVGFAYAEIAQKYGVNGDADILNTAFYDSFKSAPPLAFSPQENPSILQQLEYDWWQNIAYETFEQVNLISEFNNFEEFFKELYDYFSTAEPWFIYDDVIPALNYWRDNNIDLGIVSNFDSRIYQVLDNLQLSQYFSTVTISSQTGVAKPEAQIFLTALKQNNCSPDEVWYIGDSAKEDYWGARNVGIKSFWLKRH, encoded by the coding sequence ATGCCAAAACTTATTTTATTAGATGCGGTAGGAACTATTTTTGGAATCAAAAATAATGTCGGTTTTGCTTATGCCGAAATTGCCCAAAAATACGGAGTTAACGGTGATGCAGACATCCTCAACACTGCTTTTTACGATAGTTTTAAAAGCGCCCCTCCCCTTGCCTTTAGTCCACAGGAAAACCCATCCATACTACAGCAATTAGAATATGATTGGTGGCAAAATATTGCCTATGAAACCTTTGAGCAGGTTAATTTAATTAGTGAATTTAACAACTTTGAAGAATTTTTTAAAGAACTTTACGATTATTTTAGCACCGCAGAACCTTGGTTTATTTATGATGATGTCATCCCCGCTTTAAATTATTGGCGAGATAATAACATTGACTTAGGCATTGTTTCTAACTTTGACAGTCGCATTTATCAAGTATTGGATAATTTACAATTAAGTCAATATTTTTCAACTGTCACCATCTCATCACAAACAGGAGTAGCAAAACCAGAAGCACAAATTTTTTTAACAGCTTTAAAACAAAATAACTGTAGTCCTGATGAGGTTTGGTATATAGGGGATAGTGCCAAAGAAGATTATTGGGGCGCTAGAAATGTTGGCATCAAATCTTTTTGGTTGAAGCGCCATTAA
- a CDS encoding quinone-dependent dihydroorotate dehydrogenase produces MLDTLRPLYPLFFASLGKNPETAHVTSLKILGQIEQNRHQFWANTTISALQKTFQYHSDCLSQTLWSLQFEHPLGLAPGFDKNGMGAGIWASFGFSFAELGAVTLHAQDGNPQPRMFRLQADGALLNRMGANNEGAHSIAQRLQATWQRHPRNIPIGINLCKSKITPLGEADRDYVGSFNALRPHADYFVINVSSPNTAGLRDLQSTQQLKPILRALESENKGDKPILIKIAPDLTYDDIKAILDLAMAHNLAGIVATNTTISRENLTTKILPATGKAITEENGGISGLPLKQRSTEIIKFIYQQTNGKLPIIGVGGIFNAEDAWEKITAGASLLQFYSGWVYEGPWSVKDILQGVEAKVEGAGFTNIQQAIGTTDNG; encoded by the coding sequence ATGTTAGATACCTTACGCCCTCTTTACCCTTTATTTTTCGCATCTTTGGGCAAAAATCCAGAAACAGCGCACGTCACCAGTTTAAAAATACTAGGGCAAATTGAACAAAATCGCCATCAATTTTGGGCTAATACCACCATTAGCGCCCTCCAAAAAACGTTTCAATATCATAGTGATTGCCTATCACAAACATTATGGAGTTTACAATTTGAGCATCCCTTGGGTTTAGCACCGGGATTCGATAAAAACGGTATGGGCGCTGGAATTTGGGCTAGTTTTGGCTTCAGTTTTGCGGAGTTGGGTGCTGTCACTCTCCATGCCCAAGATGGCAACCCTCAACCCCGAATGTTTCGCTTACAAGCTGATGGCGCTTTGTTAAATCGCATGGGCGCTAATAATGAAGGGGCGCACTCCATCGCCCAACGACTTCAAGCCACTTGGCAACGTCACCCCCGTAACATTCCTATCGGTATCAACCTCTGCAAATCTAAAATTACTCCCCTTGGTGAAGCAGACCGAGATTACGTTGGTAGTTTTAATGCACTACGTCCCCATGCTGATTATTTTGTGATCAATGTTAGCTCTCCTAATACTGCCGGCTTACGAGATTTGCAAAGTACCCAGCAGTTAAAACCCATTCTGAGGGCGCTGGAAAGCGAAAATAAAGGGGATAAACCAATTTTGATCAAAATAGCCCCCGACCTTACTTATGATGATATTAAGGCTATTTTAGACCTAGCTATGGCTCATAATTTAGCGGGTATCGTAGCTACTAATACCACCATCAGTCGAGAGAATTTAACCACCAAAATTCTTCCAGCCACAGGCAAAGCCATTACGGAAGAAAACGGCGGTATCAGTGGTTTACCCCTCAAACAACGTTCTACGGAAATTATTAAATTCATTTATCAGCAAACTAACGGCAAGTTACCCATTATCGGTGTGGGAGGAATTTTCAACGCTGAAGATGCTTGGGAAAAAATTACTGCTGGTGCTTCCCTTTTACAATTTTATAGCGGTTGGGTATATGAAGGTCCTTGGTCTGTTAAAGATATTTTGCAAGGTGTAGAGGCTAAGGTGGAGGGCGCTGGATTTACTAATATTCAACAAGCCATCGGCACTACTGATAATGGATAA
- a CDS encoding PEP-CTERM sorting domain-containing protein (PEP-CTERM proteins occur, often in large numbers, in the proteomes of bacteria that also encode an exosortase, a predicted intramembrane cysteine proteinase. The presence of a PEP-CTERM domain at a protein's C-terminus predicts cleavage within the sorting domain, followed by covalent anchoring to some some component of the (usually Gram-negative) cell surface. Many PEP-CTERM proteins exhibit an unusual sequence composition that includes large numbers of potential glycosylation sites. Expression of one such protein has been shown restore the ability of a bacterium to form floc, a type of biofilm.): MKKSTLSTLLVSGLIAPTAMIGLTATGAGAAALITIDNFTNPTAPSPLTSNGSLVTSPQTGLSGVFGGDRTSGVDKGTGGLADATLQIFSGGGLAFTQSPTTAGSVFGLNYTNTTGLNLDGFDSVEFNITDLTPNVDFGLNINGVTQTQTATATGLFSFDLTSFSNYSSFSNITQLVLGATGSPGFRVEITGALAAVDVPEPSALGGLLVFGLLGFATAKKRSNKSEEN, translated from the coding sequence ATGAAAAAATCTACTCTTTCTACCCTTCTGGTAAGTGGCTTAATTGCCCCTACTGCCATGATAGGGTTAACGGCGACGGGCGCTGGGGCAGCTGCTCTAATCACGATTGATAACTTTACAAATCCAACTGCTCCTTCTCCATTAACTTCTAATGGTTCTCTTGTAACCTCTCCTCAAACTGGATTAAGTGGTGTTTTTGGTGGGGATAGAACTTCTGGTGTTGATAAGGGAACTGGTGGTCTTGCAGACGCAACCTTACAGATTTTCTCAGGAGGTGGACTTGCTTTTACTCAATCACCTACGACTGCAGGGTCTGTTTTTGGTCTAAATTATACGAATACTACTGGACTCAATCTTGATGGATTCGACTCTGTGGAATTTAACATTACCGATCTTACCCCTAATGTCGATTTTGGTTTAAACATCAACGGTGTAACTCAAACTCAAACCGCAACTGCTACTGGTTTATTCAGTTTTGATTTGACATCTTTCTCTAACTATAGCTCATTTTCTAACATTACTCAGTTAGTTCTCGGTGCTACTGGTAGTCCGGGATTCAGAGTAGAAATTACTGGAGCATTAGCAGCGGTTGACGTACCTGAACCCAGCGCCCTCGGCGGTTTATTAGTATTTGGTTTATTGGGCTTTGCCACTGCCAAAAAGAGAAGCAATAAAAGCGAAGAAAACTAG
- the lexA gene encoding repressor LexA translates to MERLTPAQQELYDWIVEYININKYSPSIREMMIAMNLRSPAPIQSRLERIKTKGYIDWLEGQARTIQVLRKQKGLPIFGTITAGGLVEPFTDETEKLDISATLMQPNCFALKVVGDSMIEDLITEGDYVIMKSTAVANEGQIVAARVEGHGTTLKRIYFNGEEVTLKASNSNYEPIKVPLSAVEIQGTLFAVYRLGIR, encoded by the coding sequence ATGGAACGTTTAACCCCTGCACAACAAGAATTATACGATTGGATTGTAGAATATATCAATATCAATAAATACTCTCCTTCCATTAGAGAAATGATGATCGCTATGAATTTACGTTCTCCAGCGCCCATCCAAAGTCGCCTAGAAAGGATAAAAACAAAAGGCTACATCGACTGGCTCGAAGGACAAGCAAGAACAATACAAGTATTAAGAAAGCAAAAAGGTTTACCTATTTTCGGCACGATTACCGCCGGAGGATTAGTTGAACCTTTTACCGATGAAACAGAAAAATTAGATATTTCCGCCACCCTCATGCAACCCAATTGTTTTGCTCTCAAGGTAGTAGGAGATAGTATGATTGAAGACTTAATCACGGAAGGGGATTATGTGATTATGAAATCCACGGCAGTGGCAAATGAAGGGCAAATTGTAGCAGCCCGAGTAGAAGGTCATGGTACAACTTTAAAAAGAATTTATTTTAATGGAGAAGAAGTAACCTTAAAGGCTTCTAATTCCAATTATGAGCCCATTAAAGTTCCCCTCAGCGCGGTGGAAATTCAAGGTACTTTATTTGCAGTATATCGTCTCGGTATCCGCTAA
- a CDS encoding TIGR00300 family protein, which produces MSDNIRILMCAPDHYDVDYVINPWMEGNIHKSSQEKAVEQWQNLHHIIKEYAVVDLVKPEKGVPDMVFTANAGLVLGDNVVLSRFYHPERQGEEPYFKAWFEQNGFTVYELPKDLPFEGAGDALFDREGRWLWAGYGFRSELDSHPYIARWLDTEVLSLRLIDNRFYHLDTCFCPLSGGYLLYYPEAFDSYSNHLIEMRVPEDKRIVVDEPNAVNFACNAVNINDVVIMNKITEDLERRITEKGFKVVQTSLTEFLKAGGAAKCLTLRVTEPIVEDVHANVLVQSRVIKMEGHLLDTGMMNRALDLIVHEGGSFKVLNFNLGIERQSPSCAEVRISAPSAEVMEDIITQLIDLGAVSTPDEESDANLVTVVKAGVSPDDFYVTTIYPTEVRVNGRWEKVFNQRMDGAIVVTQMEKGVTATCKLLRDLEVGEQVVIGVEGIRTVRATQARDKRNQTQEFSFMSGGVSSERRVELLVEQIAWEMRHIRDQGGKVAVVAGPVVIHTGGSVHLARLIEEGYVQCLLGGNAIAVHDMEQAVMGTSLGVDMRKGMPVSGGHRHHLKVINMVRGAGSIANAVEQGLITKGVMYQCVKNNIPFALAGSIRDDGPLPDTEMDLIKAQTEYARLIKGANMILMLSSMLHSIGVGNMTPAGVKLVCVDINPAVVTKLSDRGSVESVGIVTDVGLFLSLLVQQLDKLTNRYQMAETV; this is translated from the coding sequence ATGAGTGATAATATTCGTATTTTAATGTGCGCTCCAGATCATTACGATGTTGATTATGTGATTAATCCATGGATGGAAGGAAATATCCATAAATCTAGTCAAGAAAAAGCCGTAGAACAGTGGCAAAATTTACACCATATCATTAAAGAATATGCCGTGGTGGACTTAGTGAAACCAGAAAAAGGCGTTCCCGATATGGTGTTTACAGCTAATGCTGGTTTAGTCTTAGGGGATAATGTGGTGTTAAGTCGTTTTTATCACCCCGAAAGACAGGGAGAAGAGCCTTATTTTAAGGCTTGGTTTGAGCAAAATGGCTTTACTGTTTATGAATTGCCCAAAGATTTACCGTTTGAGGGCGCTGGGGATGCGTTATTTGATCGGGAAGGGCGCTGGTTATGGGCTGGTTATGGTTTCCGTTCAGAATTAGATTCTCACCCTTATATCGCCCGTTGGTTAGATACAGAGGTATTATCTTTGCGGTTAATTGATAACCGTTTTTATCACCTTGATACTTGTTTTTGTCCTCTCAGTGGTGGTTATTTACTCTATTATCCTGAAGCCTTTGATAGTTATTCTAACCATTTGATCGAGATGCGCGTTCCTGAAGATAAGCGCATCGTAGTTGATGAACCTAATGCGGTCAATTTTGCTTGTAATGCCGTCAACATCAATGATGTGGTCATTATGAATAAAATTACCGAAGATTTAGAGCGCCGTATTACCGAAAAAGGTTTTAAAGTGGTGCAAACTTCTTTGACGGAATTTCTCAAGGCGGGGGGCGCTGCTAAATGTCTTACGCTAAGGGTTACAGAGCCTATTGTAGAGGATGTTCACGCTAATGTATTGGTACAAAGTCGAGTCATTAAAATGGAAGGACATTTACTCGATACTGGTATGATGAATCGTGCTTTAGATTTAATTGTCCATGAGGGTGGTAGTTTCAAGGTGCTTAATTTTAATTTAGGTATTGAAAGACAAAGCCCTTCTTGTGCTGAGGTGAGAATTTCAGCGCCCTCCGCCGAGGTTATGGAAGACATCATCACTCAATTAATTGATCTCGGTGCAGTTTCTACCCCTGATGAAGAATCTGACGCTAATTTAGTTACTGTCGTTAAAGCTGGGGTGTCTCCCGATGATTTCTACGTCACCACCATTTACCCCACTGAGGTCAGGGTTAACGGGCGCTGGGAAAAAGTCTTTAATCAAAGAATGGATGGAGCTATTGTCGTAACACAAATGGAAAAAGGTGTTACTGCCACTTGTAAACTATTAAGAGATTTAGAAGTAGGTGAACAAGTAGTTATTGGGGTGGAAGGTATCCGCACGGTGCGCGCTACCCAAGCTAGGGATAAGCGTAATCAAACTCAAGAGTTTAGCTTTATGAGTGGTGGGGTATCCAGTGAAAGGCGCGTGGAATTATTAGTCGAACAAATTGCTTGGGAAATGCGCCACATTCGAGATCAAGGGGGCAAAGTGGCGGTGGTAGCCGGTCCTGTGGTCATTCATACCGGTGGCTCTGTGCATCTCGCTCGTCTCATTGAGGAAGGTTATGTACAATGCCTTTTAGGGGGCAATGCCATCGCAGTTCATGATATGGAACAAGCCGTTATGGGTACTTCCTTGGGTGTGGATATGCGCAAAGGTATGCCTGTGAGTGGTGGTCATCGTCATCACCTCAAAGTGATTAATATGGTGAGGGGCGCTGGTAGTATCGCTAATGCCGTTGAACAGGGTTTAATTACTAAAGGGGTAATGTATCAATGCGTGAAAAATAATATCCCCTTTGCCCTCGCTGGTTCAATCCGTGATGATGGTCCTCTTCCTGATACTGAAATGGATTTAATTAAAGCTCAAACCGAATACGCTCGATTGATTAAGGGCGCTAACATGATTTTGATGCTTTCTAGTATGTTACATTCCATCGGTGTCGGTAATATGACTCCTGCTGGTGTGAAATTAGTCTGTGTGGATATTAACCCTGCCGTTGTCACTAAATTAAGTGATCGTGGTTCAGTGGAATCCGTGGGCATCGTCACCGATGTGGGTTTATTCCTCAGTTTGTTAGTACAGCAGTTGGACAAGTTAACCAATCGTTATCAAATGGCTGAAACTGTCTAG
- a CDS encoding DUF2488 family protein, which yields MTTYYYLVASEQFLTSDNENLHEILEEKERDYKEKNKEIDFWFIKQPAFLEAPELAEVKNKCPQPAAAVVSVNQQWITFLKLRLEYVITGQFEAPSASIPNPLVSLVSA from the coding sequence ATGACTACTTATTATTATCTTGTCGCCAGTGAGCAGTTTTTAACCAGTGATAATGAAAATCTTCACGAGATTTTAGAAGAAAAAGAAAGAGACTACAAAGAAAAAAATAAAGAAATTGATTTTTGGTTTATTAAACAACCAGCCTTTTTAGAAGCGCCCGAATTAGCGGAAGTAAAAAATAAATGTCCACAACCAGCGGCGGCGGTAGTCTCTGTTAACCAACAGTGGATTACTTTTCTTAAATTACGTCTGGAATATGTGATTACTGGGCAATTTGAAGCGCCCTCCGCCTCTATTCCTAACCCTCTCGTTTCTTTAGTTTCTGCTTAG
- a CDS encoding LptF/LptG family permease, protein MSPFKLSIMDRYIIRELVTPFLFSVAMFSALGVAIGTISDLGNKVTQSNLPLMSAVEIFLLKIPEYMAYALPFSVLLTALISYSRLSKDSELIALQSCGVGLFRLISPAIAFSLVITLITFGFNELIVPQANFRATSILVEKLNETRNFMLKQDIFYPQYEEVKQENGEIKRELKSIFYAQQFNGREMQNITVIETENHQLETITVSEVGAWDSQVEKWHFSNGAIYQIKSNIAQITSNFFNTKKINLPKTPLDLASQSRDPFEMNIKQSLQYIELLRALGNEKDLLMFEVRTAQKVSFPFVCLIFGFTGAVMGAGFTNNKGTSFGITVILVFGYYLISFIVGGFGLVGMLTPTMSAWIPNFIFLLIGVYFLKYN, encoded by the coding sequence ATGAGTCCCTTTAAATTATCAATCATGGATCGTTACATTATCAGGGAGTTAGTCACTCCTTTTTTATTTAGTGTGGCGATGTTTTCTGCTTTAGGGGTAGCCATTGGGACGATTTCTGACTTAGGGAATAAAGTTACTCAATCAAATTTACCGTTAATGTCGGCGGTGGAAATTTTTTTACTAAAAATTCCTGAATATATGGCTTATGCTTTGCCTTTTTCGGTGTTATTAACTGCTTTAATTAGTTATAGTCGTCTCAGTAAAGATAGTGAATTAATTGCTTTACAAAGTTGTGGCGTTGGTTTATTTCGTCTCATTTCTCCTGCTATTGCTTTTAGTTTAGTTATTACTTTGATTACTTTTGGTTTTAACGAATTAATTGTGCCTCAAGCTAATTTTCGCGCTACGAGTATTTTGGTTGAGAAGTTGAATGAAACTAGAAATTTTATGTTAAAGCAAGATATTTTTTATCCTCAATATGAAGAGGTTAAGCAAGAAAATGGCGAGATTAAAAGAGAGTTAAAAAGTATTTTTTATGCACAACAATTCAATGGGCGAGAAATGCAAAATATTACGGTCATTGAAACAGAGAATCATCAATTAGAAACTATTACAGTATCAGAGGTTGGGGCATGGGATAGTCAAGTGGAGAAATGGCATTTTTCTAATGGAGCAATTTATCAAATTAAAAGTAATATTGCCCAAATCACCAGTAATTTTTTTAATACTAAAAAGATTAATTTACCAAAAACTCCTTTAGATTTAGCCTCTCAAAGTCGAGACCCTTTTGAGATGAATATTAAGCAGTCTCTACAATATATCGAGTTGTTACGGGCGCTGGGTAATGAGAAGGATTTATTAATGTTTGAGGTGCGCACTGCCCAAAAGGTTTCTTTTCCTTTTGTTTGTCTTATTTTTGGTTTTACTGGGGCGGTGATGGGCGCTGGTTTTACTAATAATAAAGGGACAAGTTTTGGCATTACTGTTATTCTTGTTTTTGGTTATTATTTGATCAGTTTTATTGTGGGTGGTTTTGGTTTAGTGGGGATGTTAACTCCTACTATGTCGGCATGGATTCCTAATTTTATTTTTCTTTTAATTGGTGTTTATTTTTTGAAATATAATTAA
- the rnhA gene encoding ribonuclease HI, with the protein MTKESNLVEIYTDGSCLNNPGPGGYGVVLLHGNHRKELSGGFSRTTNNRMEIYAVIEGLRALKKPCQANVYTDSQYVVNAITKGWARAWRQNNWQRNKKEKAKNPDLWADLLALCELHQVNFIWVKGHAGNVENERCDRLAFQAAQGINLPPDVNFTN; encoded by the coding sequence ATGACTAAAGAATCAAACCTCGTAGAAATTTATACTGATGGCTCTTGTTTAAATAACCCCGGTCCGGGGGGTTATGGTGTGGTATTACTTCATGGTAATCACCGCAAAGAGTTATCAGGAGGATTTAGTCGAACTACCAATAATCGTATGGAAATTTATGCAGTAATTGAAGGGTTGAGGGCGCTCAAAAAACCTTGTCAGGCTAATGTTTATACTGATTCTCAATATGTAGTTAACGCTATAACCAAGGGATGGGCGCGCGCCTGGCGACAAAATAATTGGCAACGCAATAAAAAGGAAAAAGCCAAAAATCCCGATCTTTGGGCAGATTTACTAGCATTATGTGAACTTCACCAAGTAAACTTTATTTGGGTGAAAGGTCATGCGGGAAATGTGGAAAACGAAAGATGTGATCGTCTTGCTTTTCAAGCAGCACAAGGGATAAATTTACCTCCTGACGTTAATTTTACTAATTAG
- a CDS encoding 1-acyl-sn-glycerol-3-phosphate acyltransferase, with protein sequence MSINTIEKSTVDHVPIISQISPWLSSIVYNLGAKLILPFYFKNIIITGQEHIPRSGAVIVAPTHRARWDALIVPYAVGRLSSGRDLHFMVSANEMKGLQGWYIRKMGGFPVNTERPQPHTLNHSFELLSNGEMVVIFPEGGIFRGAPVQPLKRGVAKIALDVAQAKADLPITILPVSVKYSEDFPRRGCSVTVTIGQGLNVANYRDDSPRKSSFKLTEDLENALKNIHEI encoded by the coding sequence ATGAGCATTAACACCATAGAAAAATCAACTGTTGACCATGTCCCCATTATCTCCCAAATTTCCCCTTGGCTAAGTTCCATAGTATATAATCTTGGTGCAAAATTAATATTACCTTTCTATTTCAAAAATATTATCATCACAGGACAGGAACATATACCGAGGTCAGGTGCTGTCATCGTAGCGCCCACCCACCGCGCTCGTTGGGATGCCCTCATCGTGCCTTATGCGGTGGGTAGGTTAAGCAGTGGTAGGGATTTACATTTTATGGTCTCAGCCAACGAAATGAAGGGTTTACAGGGCTGGTATATTCGCAAAATGGGGGGGTTTCCCGTGAATACCGAGCGCCCTCAGCCCCATACCTTAAACCATAGTTTTGAATTATTGAGTAACGGGGAAATGGTGGTAATTTTCCCAGAAGGTGGCATATTTCGAGGGGCGCCGGTGCAACCACTCAAGCGTGGAGTGGCAAAAATCGCCCTTGATGTGGCACAAGCTAAAGCTGATTTGCCCATCACCATTTTACCTGTGAGCGTCAAATATAGTGAGGATTTTCCTCGCCGTGGTTGTAGCGTGACGGTAACCATTGGACAAGGGTTAAATGTTGCCAATTATCGTGATGATTCCCCCCGTAAAAGTAGTTTTAAATTGACTGAAGATTTAGAAAATGCCCTCAAAAATATTCATGAAATTTAA